acaaATGGTCACCTCTGGGTCAATTTACTAAATTAGGGGaataaagatgttaaaatataGCTGTGCTCAACTGAGCCACTTATCTGTGTACTACAGTATGGTACTTGAAATCAATCTTAAGGTCAAGATTTAAAACCATTTTAAGAAACAAGACCCTATGTGTTTTATACTACCTCGGTAAGAGGTACTCTTCCTTCCCAAAACAGTCAAAGCTTAATTAAAAGATTGACTATACATAGTTTTTTTCCTCCTCATATCTTCAGTTCAAAATACTATTATCATTGGTAATACGGTCTATATCTCGTCTGATCTGGATGATGTGGTCCAGGAAGTGGGGTTTGAGAAGGCGGACCCTGCAAtcgtggaggaggaggtggccctCTTGGTGCAGGCCATATACCAGGACTCATTCCCCCTGGTTGTGTAAATGGAGGGCTCAGAGTTCCTTGATCTTCAGTGAATTGGGGTAATGAGTTAGGATTATAATGGTGAGGAGGGGGTGCAGTTACAGGTGGACCACCATGTTGAGGTGGGGGAGGTCCTGGAGGAGGATGATTCATATAAGGTGGCATCTGGGCAATAATATGTCCAGGGGGAGGGGTTATTGGTGGTGGAGCAGAGGTCATTGGTGGAGGTGGAGCTTGGCTATATACCAAGTGAGGAGTACCTGCAGCCTGGGGAGGATGTGGCATTGGATGGCTTAttggtggtggaggaggtgggggtggtgcATAATGTTGCTGTGGAGGCATAATATGATGAGGGTGCGATACCACTGGTTGACCCTGATATTCAGGATGATGGTGAGCAGGTGCTGGGGCAGGTGGTGGTGGTTCTCTAGCACCTGAATTTGAGTCATCCTGAATAGGGACGGTTATTAAATTGCTGTGTTTTCTTGTTGAAATACGAAAGGTTTCCTGACTGACCGATCGAGGTGGAGGTGGAGCCATGGACAATTCTGCTGGAGGAGCACGAATATCCTCATGTGGCTGATTATAGTGCTCATGCGGCACATGTTGCAAAGGAGGTGGTGGCATCATGATGTGCTGCTTTGGCGGAATATGGCTCATATGGTGCTTGTCTGGTGGCATTATAAAACGCTCAGGGATTTCAGTTGGTGGTGGGGCAATAGGAGGATGAACATTTTCAAGTGAAGCACGGGTAACAGGTTTTCCAGCTCTCATATGGCGATGGTTGATATGAGCCTGTAAGTCTCTCTGAGACAAATACGTTCTCTTGCACCCTTGAACAATGCTACACATGAAGAGAGAACCTCGTGTACACTGCTCAATTCGCTGCACAGGATCACTACAGCTAAatcagaaggggaaaaaatgtgatttactaaaagagaatataaaaaattatgtaattttcaaaaatatgccTCTTAAAAATTTGACTGTTACATAAAACATAGCAAAAGTCCACAATTAGAAGTTACAGTTATTCTACATGAACCTTTAATCTTCCCTACTTTGTTGTCTATTAGCCATTAAGCATAGGCATTTCTGTCATCTTCAGAACTCCTAATATCAAACAATATGTTTCAAGAAGAGACCTCATTCTTCCCAAGGCCTAGAATTTAGCTAATTTTCTCAAACAATTTTACGTTTTGCATCCATTTGCCAAAAAACccagcaagaaaaaaaccaacgGGTTGATTACTTACAATCATGGAATTCAAACTTGTATGGTATTATTGAGGGATAACTGTTTGTTGAGCAAACAGTGGAAAACAGTAAGTAGAAAACAGTAAGTAGAAGACACTGCAAGGACTACAAGAAGTAACATCAGCCTCATCATTAGGGTTCTTAACATTAAACATAAACTATTTCAATCTAAGCCTGGACTATTAAAAGTCCTTTAAGGAAGGGTTTTTTCTGAATTGTCAGGCAAATTTACACTTTCCTAACTTTCTAATTTGTGAGCACTAAATTTAacttaacattttcttaaaaactcaGGGTTAAAATTGTAACTATTTTTCATTTACCATATTTAATCCATACTTGCCATTACAGCTTTCTTGACACAGTGGGGAAAGAGGACTGAAATAGGAATCTGAAGATCCTGGATCTGGTATTGGCTCAGTAATTTGAAGTCACTGAACCATTTTtgagtttgtttcttcatttgtacaaGGAAGTTAAAGTATCTACCTACTTCACAATGTTCTTACATCTATTTCATATTACttcaaagaatatatttaatatcaaACAACGAAAGTGACAGTATTTAATCCCCAATTAagcactatataaaaatatatgtgtgtatatatataagcaATTATCATTGAATATATGTGTCAGGTCATTTGGCACTAAACTAAATGGCTCTATACTCTTGATTTTGAGTTGTCTATCTTTCCATCCTTACTATAAGGCTGGCACTCCTTATTGATGTTATTATGCTTCCCTTTAGTGGCCATCTGGCACACTTGTTTTTTGCTTCTAGTTCACTGTAAACTCTGAACTATCTCGACCTTAACAAGATGAGAGGCACTTTCTCTTGGGTGGTGCTTAAAAACAGTAATACATACTGTTTAACTCTGATTGTCATTTCTTCACTTCCTGATCTGGGTCTGTTAATACAGATAGGCTTCTGTCCGAAAATTGCTACTAAGGACCACATAAGTGAGATGTTACACTTAGTACTTTGTTATATTTAGTCCATTAGTAAGGTTAGTACATTAGTATATTCAGTACATTAGTTACATTTAGTACCTTGAGAACTAATTTCTTTAAACAAGAAGtaccttttaatttccttttaataaataaGAGGAAACCTTTAAAAGTCCtctaaataatgttttatcaCATCTGAAATCCTTTATCCCAATGAAGCAATCAAATTTACTATGTAACTTAAAATGAAGGTATACCATGTTGAAAACTTAGGCCTGAGAAAACacccaaaaaaacaaatgatataTATTTCTAGTGTTTTAACTCTTCTGAATTATAATTCTATAAACGAAATGTTTTAAACTCATAGAAAAATGTTATAATCTGTTACTTTAAAATGCGAATAAAAACATGCCAAGAGAATTAGTTGTCACTGAGCTGTCAATAAATCACCCCTCTCTCCTGCTGACGTTAAATTTTCCTACACCATAAAACGGAATCATTGCTGACAAGTGTCCACAGCTTTGTTATCAATCAATACCACAAATCTTGGTGTAGCTTTAAGCACAGGTTATAAGTGATCTAAGAAGCCTATGGCTATTCCAAGCAAGtatctctcattctttcttaagCCTTCCTTATCAAGAGTTCTGAACTGatataaaaatacttattctgttttcttcaagACTATCCCAAAACGGATCTAGCTTTTTATAATTTGAGACTATGTAATGATGGTGTTCTAAGATATACTCCAGATACAATAATCAGATTTGAAAGTAGCAagagcttatatatatatatatatatatagtgcttactatatgccagctACTATATATACGTACGTGtgtacatatgttatatatataaaacctcatttaatcctaaaaATACCACAaggaggtaggtactattatcagCCTCATTTTATCAATAAAGAATAGCTAATAAATAGCAGAAtaaggattcaaacccaggaattCTAATTCTGGAGTCTTTGCTCTCAATATATCTTAATACTTCTTTAATGTCTCATCAAAAAAGTAACTGTTTTTGGTTTATAATAATACTTCTATAATGGCAAACAGATTTCATTCTGACCAATTTGAGTTGACTGACAGTGTTTACCTTGCCCTATATTAAAGAGAAACGCTAGGCAAGCTGGGCTCACAGAAGAAGATTAGCCATGTCTGTATGTTTGATCTCCTGCCTGATTTATATCACTCCCTAACCTTTAATCCAACTTACAAATCATTGCActaaaactttattatttaaaaaaggtAATGATAATCTTATCTTACCCTGGACACATCTTATCTCcctttttttcatgtaaaatagCACAGTCATAGCAAAAAACATGCTTGCATGGAATCTGTAAACAAAGACATATTACAGTTAAGCATattagaacttaaaatatttcttaaaaaaacatatatatagtgaCCTATACATAAGGCGGCTTAGAAGATACTTGAGAATACctgttaaaatgaatatttattaagtactaatTATAAAAACCTTTTTCAATCACAAAGCCTTTTGAGAACATCACAAAAACTATGGCCCCTTTCccaataaatatacacatatgtatttgcTTACACTTTCTGGAGGTGTAAACTCTATGAATTTCACCCATGGTACCCAGacgttttttcctttttttttttaagaaacagatcttgctctgttgcccaggatggagtccactggtgtgatcacagctcactgtaacctcgaactcctggctgatgttcccacctcagcctccagaatagctaggaacataggtgtgtgccaccacaccaggctaattattttattttattgtagagacgaggtctcgctaagttgtccaggctggtaccaaactcctggcctctggcaatcctcacacctcagcctcccgaagttgtgggattataggtgtgagccaccacacccagccctctgcAGGTCAAAACCTCCTGAAGAACACTTTAAttacgtgttttttttttaaatcttgtttctCCTGAAACTATTTGAATGCAGTAAAAATAACAAGTATGTCCTATGTTTAATAAAAGCAGCATCTTCCTCTGGTCGTTTTAAGTTAATCAactaataaaaatctaaaaatcaatcAGAAGGATACAGTAAAATGATGTTAgaaccacatttttaaattcacagcCTGTTACTATTTCTTTACTATGATGTACAGGAAAGCAACAGTGCATAATCCACGCCATCTACCATCACAGGTACGTTATTGAATTCGATTTTCTTTCTAAACGCAAACGCAAAACTATCTTTTTTGGAGggaagaaatgtgaaaattactataaaattagTTAggattgtaaaatttttttaacgATTAGAAttcaattttcagaaatattatcaagcctctctgagcctcaggaaaaaaagaaattataaatattattaatgcagttttatgtaaaaaaaattgtggcCTTCAAACATAAGTAGTTTTGTtctatttattaagaaaaaaatttttccttaataaactAGAATAACTGTAAACTAACTGGTATCAAACACTCTAAAGAAAttagttttcagaaattattttaattttcagttttatttaatattttacaagaaTTCAACAATTTGTCAAGATAATCATATTAAATTCATAGTATTCCAATACTTCCCTTAATTATTTCatacttatttaaaatgtcacaaaCTTAGTCATGAAACAATGATAAACCTATCTAAATTTCAGAACCCGACCTCTATGCAAACGCTTACTGACAAAAACAGTATTTAATTATACTTACCATTCGCCCATAGATTTTAATAGGCAATCCACACTTGTCACAGAAATGAACTGGTGTATCATCCTTTTCACCTAAGATGTTTATCTGTTGAAatgatataattaaaattatcttcTCACACAATTCTAAAGATTGTATCTACACAATGAATTGGTCAGTGTTTTATAAAAGTTGttaaaacaattagaaataaaagcttCTTGGTATAATCTCCATGTATTCCCCACCATTAGCTGTGATACCATTAGTTTTTCTTCTTAGTGTTAATAGTTACTGATTTTACTGAAAAGTACTTCAAATTATTCTTGAAAATAGAGTATTAACAAATGATTTGTATGTACTGAAAATCAGTTATAACAAGTTCATAACATTCTTTATGTATTGTGCATTActctaataaaacattttaactatttaatacttaaaatattttattgttctaatacaatttttcatttttaattataccTGAAAGTCCCAAAAAAGGTGTCCAGGAAACCTTCGCTGATTTCCAAACAGCTCACCACCTTTACAGTCATACCGTTCTTCTTCATTATAATCAAAtccttctgagaaaaaaaaaaaagtactgcccATTAACTTTCCACATCTCAAATTTCATTTTGGAAGTACATATACATGGCAAAATAGATCTTTTCACTAAAAAGCCCATCTGATGCCTTTCAAAGCTTTTCTAAGAATAAGACAATCAAGATTAGTTTAAAACATCAGTTAGAAGTGATCTTGGTGATCTAGTCCAACTCTTTCACTTCATTATTGAGAATATTACTATATGGAGACTCATAACAACTCAACATATAGaaaagtggcaaagccaggaacAGACCTCAGATCTCTTGACTCCCATTCAAAGGCTCATATCAATTCATGAAACTATTTCTAATGTAAAATGTTACTGACTACTGATTATCATGCTTGTTGCACAAATTTTTAAGATACTGATCACCATTTATTCTAGTCTAGCTACAAAAATGGTATGCCATGAGACTGATTTTATTGCCAAGAGtataatgaaaacataaagcATTCTATGCATTTTATTAGCAAACAAGTTATCTTCTTCTTTGCCCTAAAATGAGTAATTTAGACACCTTAACATATTCATATTTCATCCTGTCGATTAAAACCACTCCCTGATTAATTACCCAAACAGCAGCCATATCATATCTTATGTATCCTTTCCTACAATGCATTTATCAATATCAATAAACTTAAGATATATGAAGATCAAATGGGCTCAATTTCTCTGGCCTAATTAAAAAGTTGATGGCAATCTTCTCATCTcctacaaaagaacaaaaaaccaatcAACAGTCTGATGGGAATTCCAGGTAGAATCCAATTACCTAAAGTAAAGCTGAGCAGACAAATATATCCCTCCAAGGAGCCAGGCTTCTCACGACTCTTTTGGCCCTAGAACTGGTAAACAGAGTAGCCAAGCACACAAGTTTTAACTTTACCCACATGACTAAATTACAGCACctatacacagacacagacacacacacacacagacacacgctcACATTAACATACAAATAGTGATGCAAGAATTTTTTGAAGCTGATAGACACTTCAGTGTACTGCTATTTAATTACTGCCAATACGAATGTATAATCCAAAGTCAGGGCGCTCTGATAAGCCACACCTGAGAGTTCCTAGGCTCCTATATCACCTATTTACACCTTAGAAAAGCTGGTGTgatctaaaattcaaaataaggaAACTCAATTTTTCAAACCCAGAAAATGATTGGGATAATAGCCAAGGAAATCAGGAGCACATTATCATTTTTCAGAGTAGTTCCACCTGTACTCCCATcattaaactatatatatttgtagagataCCACACTGACACCCCAAACTCCACATTTTGATTGATGCCTAGGAAAacaacaatcaaaaaaaaaatttcttttactcCAAATTCCGAGAGGGAAAGGGGGAAAAGGATTTTGGCTTTTCTGCATTGTTTGAACTATTAAAGAATGCATTTGTACACTAccatgttgttttaaaaaattagttttttaaaaaaagccaaaGCAGGAGTGACCGTAAATTAGAGGTAGTGCAACAGCAGCCCTAGGTTATTACTAACACAATTTGTAACAATTTGACTTCAAATATACTTGTTTAGATGAGAGAAAAACCCTACAATAAAAGAAACCATAATGTATGTTTTAACTAAAGCAGCTTGATcctacaaaataaatacagacaAATTGCTGGAATAGAATAGGAAgtctagaaatacaaaaaaatacttttaatacaggggtccccaactcccagACCTTGGACCAGTACCCTTGGCTTGTTAGGAACgcggccacacagcaggaggtgagtggagggCTAGGGAGCATTACCACTTgacctctgcctccgcctcccgtcAAATCAGCAgctgcattagattctcataggaacacaaaccctattgtgaactgtgcaagAGAGGGATCTAGGTTGGTGCTCCTTACAAGAATCTAACTAACGCAACAGTTGCATCCCGAAATCACTCCCCGCACCCTGCCATCACTCTCCacctgtggaaaaactgtcttccatgaaaccagtccttGTGCCAAGAAGATTGGGGACTGCTGTTTTAACATACATATGATAACAATAAAATTCCTATTCAGCAAGGAAAAGAGTTGGGACaatgttttgggggaaaaaaaagccagatgccaccttttttccccttaataaCCAAATACATATCCATAAATGTTCTCAAGCAGTATCAGTGAACTTTTTCTGTGAAAGgctaaatagtaaatatttaggctttgtggaccatATGGTCTCAATCACAATTAACTCCACTCTACCATTATAGTGTGAAAGCCCCCATAGATAATACTTAAATGAATGAgcatagctgtgttccaataaaattgtttataaaaaCAGGGTTACATTTGGCCCACAGACATAGTTTGCTAACCTGTAATCAAGGGTAAGATGGAAAAACTCTTTTATACTGGTGAAATAGGGGAAGGCCTTTCAAAAAATGTCACAAAACCCAGAAGTCATAAAAGCAAAGACTGGATACCTGACTACATAGAATCT
Above is a genomic segment from Macaca thibetana thibetana isolate TM-01 chromosome 3, ASM2454274v1, whole genome shotgun sequence containing:
- the CBLL1 gene encoding E3 ubiquitin-protein ligase Hakai, whose translation is MDHTDNELQGTNSSGSLGGLDVRRRIPIKLISKQANKAKPAPRTQRTINRMPAKAPPGDEEGFDYNEEERYDCKGGELFGNQRRFPGHLFWDFQINILGEKDDTPVHFCDKCGLPIKIYGRMIPCKHVFCYDCAILHEKKGDKMCPGCSDPVQRIEQCTRGSLFMCSIVQGCKRTYLSQRDLQAHINHRHMRAGKPVTRASLENVHPPIAPPPTEIPERFIMPPDKHHMSHIPPKQHIMMPPPPLQHVPHEHYNQPHEDIRAPPAELSMAPPPPRSVSQETFRISTRKHSNLITVPIQDDSNSGAREPPPPAPAPAHHHPEYQGQPVVSHPHHIMPPQQHYAPPPPPPPPISHPMPHPPQAAGTPHLVYSQAPPPPMTSAPPPITPPPGHIIAQMPPYMNHPPPGPPPPQHGGPPVTAPPPHHYNPNSLPQFTEDQGTLSPPFTQPGGMSPGIWPAPRGPPPPPRLQGPPSQTPLPGPHHPDQTRYRPYYQ